The Bacillus carboniphilus genome contains a region encoding:
- a CDS encoding dipeptidase, with product MRRFDAHCDLLFKLWKDPSINEWDDPRLQTTISMLKESQQSIQCLAIFVPETIPSDQKWDIALAQIDIFYKKIFHKYSFIKLILLKEDIKKIQTDEIGIILTLEGCEALGDQPSRLNHLYHLGIRSVGLTWNFSNLVADGALEKSRGGLSLYGQKVCELLNSFKIWTDLSHLNEKSFWDVMTVAKYPVATHSNAYKICPHPRNLTDEQLLEMANKNGVIGVTFVPEFLNENRFVKLSDVLKHIDYIGSIVGDDHIGLGSDFDGMDGCVAELERYDCYSNLIELLQQHYSETVVKKILFENFMTRFIA from the coding sequence ATGAGAAGGTTTGATGCCCATTGTGACTTATTGTTTAAGCTTTGGAAAGATCCATCGATAAATGAATGGGACGATCCAAGGTTGCAAACGACAATATCAATGCTAAAGGAAAGTCAACAATCTATACAATGTTTAGCTATATTTGTGCCTGAAACGATTCCTAGTGATCAAAAATGGGATATTGCCCTTGCGCAAATAGACATCTTTTATAAGAAGATTTTTCATAAATATTCATTTATTAAACTTATTCTCTTAAAGGAGGATATAAAAAAAATTCAAACTGATGAAATAGGGATTATTCTTACTTTAGAAGGATGTGAAGCACTTGGTGATCAACCTTCTCGGCTTAATCATTTATACCATTTAGGAATCCGCTCGGTAGGATTAACGTGGAATTTTTCCAACTTAGTTGCAGATGGTGCGCTTGAAAAATCAAGAGGTGGGTTATCGCTTTATGGACAAAAAGTGTGTGAACTACTCAATTCCTTTAAAATATGGACAGACTTATCGCACTTAAACGAAAAAAGCTTTTGGGATGTCATGACAGTAGCTAAATATCCTGTAGCTACTCATTCAAATGCTTATAAAATTTGTCCTCATCCAAGAAATTTAACCGATGAGCAGCTTCTCGAAATGGCCAACAAAAATGGAGTAATTGGTGTAACCTTTGTACCAGAATTTTTAAATGAAAACCGATTTGTAAAACTGTCGGATGTATTAAAACATATTGATTATATAGGTTCAATAGTTGGAGATGACCATATAGGGTTAGGTTCAGATTTTGATGGGATGGATGGATGTGTTGCTGAATTAGAAAGATATGATTGTTATTCCAATTTGATTGAGCTCTTGCAACAACATTATTCGGAAACCGTAGTAAAGAAGATATTGTTTGAAAATTTCATGACTCGTTTTATTGCCTAA
- the spoVS gene encoding stage V sporulation protein SpoVS, with product MEILKVSAKSNPNSVAGALAGVLRERGAAEIQAIGAGALNQAVKAVAIARGFVAPSGVDLICIPAFTDIQIDGEERTAIKLIIEPR from the coding sequence TTGGAAATATTGAAAGTATCAGCGAAATCAAATCCAAATTCTGTTGCAGGTGCTTTAGCAGGAGTTTTACGTGAAAGAGGAGCTGCGGAAATTCAAGCGATAGGAGCAGGTGCCTTAAACCAAGCGGTTAAAGCAGTAGCAATTGCACGTGGGTTTGTTGCACCTAGTGGAGTTGATTTAATTTGTATTCCAGCCTTTACTGATATACAAATTGATGGTGAAGAACGTACGGCAATTAAGCTGATTATTGAACCTCGATAA
- the recA gene encoding recombinase RecA → MSDRQAALDMALKQIEKQFGKGSIMKLGEQTDRKVSTVPSGSLALDAALGIGGYPRGRIIETYGPESSGKTTVALHAIAEVQAQGGQAAFIDAEHALDPTYAKNLGVNIEELLLSQPDTGEQALEIAEALVRSGAVDIIVIDSVAALVPKAEIEGEMGDAHVGLQARLMSQALRKLSGAINKSKTIAIFINQIREKVGVMFGNPETTPGGRALKFYSSVRLEVRRAETLKQGNEMVGNKTRIKVVKNKVAPPFRTAEVDIMYGEGISKEGEIIDLGSNLDIIQKSGSWYSYNDERLGQGRENAKLFLKENPDILQTVQEEIRKHYGLQTGADELEEGQEQLELDENK, encoded by the coding sequence ATGAGTGATCGCCAAGCTGCTTTAGATATGGCACTTAAACAAATAGAAAAACAATTCGGTAAAGGATCGATAATGAAGTTAGGTGAGCAAACAGACAGAAAAGTCTCGACTGTCCCAAGTGGATCTCTAGCACTAGATGCTGCATTAGGTATAGGTGGGTATCCTCGTGGACGAATCATTGAAACATATGGTCCAGAAAGCTCAGGTAAAACGACTGTTGCATTGCACGCGATAGCAGAGGTTCAGGCTCAAGGAGGCCAAGCTGCATTTATTGATGCTGAGCATGCTTTAGACCCTACCTATGCTAAAAACTTAGGTGTAAACATTGAAGAATTATTACTTTCACAGCCTGACACAGGGGAACAAGCGCTTGAAATTGCTGAAGCCTTAGTAAGAAGTGGAGCTGTAGATATTATCGTCATTGACTCAGTGGCGGCATTAGTTCCTAAGGCTGAAATAGAAGGTGAAATGGGAGATGCGCATGTTGGGCTTCAAGCAAGACTCATGTCTCAAGCATTAAGAAAGTTATCAGGTGCCATTAATAAATCGAAAACAATTGCCATCTTTATAAACCAAATTCGTGAAAAGGTTGGTGTCATGTTTGGGAATCCAGAAACGACACCTGGTGGAAGAGCGTTAAAGTTTTACTCATCTGTCCGTCTAGAGGTTAGAAGAGCTGAAACGTTAAAACAAGGAAATGAAATGGTAGGAAATAAGACGAGAATTAAAGTTGTCAAAAACAAAGTGGCACCGCCATTTCGAACAGCTGAAGTCGACATCATGTATGGAGAAGGGATATCTAAAGAAGGTGAAATTATCGATTTAGGTTCTAATTTAGATATTATTCAAAAAAGTGGTTCTTGGTATTCTTATAATGATGAAAGACTAGGTCAAGGTAGAGAAAATGCGAAGCTGTTCCTTAAAGAAAACCCAGATATACTTCAAACTGTTCAAGAAGAAATCCGTAAACATTACGGTTTGCAAACAGGTGCAGACGAGTTAGAGGAAGGTCAAGAGCAGCTTGAACTAGATGAAAATAAATAA
- a CDS encoding competence/damage-inducible protein A, whose product MNAEIIAVGSELLLGQIANTNAQFISEYLAEMGVDVYYHTVVGDNEQRLLDALNVAEKRASLIILTGGLGPTKDDLTKETVSKRLGIPLIYDEPSLNFIKGYYQKVNKEMPQNNKKQALVLEGAHVLKNDYGMAPGMALNYHDHYYLLLPGPPSEMKPMVLNYVVPYVKEQLKMEEMIKSRVLRFFGIGESKLEEDILDLLEMQKNPTIAPLAKSGEVTLRLTAKGKERNEIDENLDHLEQKIHARVGNYFYGYGETTLPIELMKKLTESKQTIAAAESLTGGLFSQWISAISGASSVFKGSIVSYSNEVKMTVLGVPTDLIEKHGVVSEQCAKAMAEKVRKISNTDIGISFTGVAGPEALEDHEPGTVYVGLSIRNQQTEAFSLKLSGTREMIRRYSANYGCYILLKRLFKKS is encoded by the coding sequence ATGAACGCAGAAATAATCGCGGTAGGTTCGGAATTACTACTTGGTCAAATCGCCAATACAAACGCTCAATTTATTAGTGAATATCTTGCTGAGATGGGTGTGGATGTTTATTATCATACAGTTGTAGGAGATAATGAACAAAGGCTTTTAGATGCTTTAAACGTGGCAGAAAAAAGGGCATCTCTTATCATACTAACTGGAGGATTAGGTCCGACCAAAGATGATTTAACAAAAGAAACGGTATCAAAACGGTTGGGAATTCCTTTAATATACGATGAACCATCACTAAACTTTATAAAAGGCTACTACCAAAAAGTAAATAAAGAAATGCCTCAAAATAATAAAAAGCAAGCGCTCGTTTTAGAAGGTGCCCATGTTCTTAAAAATGATTATGGAATGGCACCGGGTATGGCTTTAAACTATCACGATCACTATTATTTGTTACTACCTGGGCCACCAAGTGAAATGAAACCAATGGTTTTGAATTATGTAGTTCCTTATGTAAAAGAACAATTAAAAATGGAAGAGATGATTAAGTCAAGAGTCTTGCGATTTTTTGGGATCGGGGAATCGAAATTAGAAGAAGACATACTCGATCTTTTAGAAATGCAAAAAAATCCAACCATTGCTCCTTTAGCTAAAAGCGGTGAGGTAACTCTTCGTCTAACTGCAAAAGGCAAGGAGAGAAATGAAATCGATGAAAATCTGGATCATCTTGAACAAAAAATCCATGCAAGAGTAGGAAATTATTTTTACGGCTATGGTGAGACGACTTTACCGATTGAGTTGATGAAAAAGTTGACTGAAAGTAAACAAACGATCGCTGCCGCTGAAAGTTTAACTGGAGGCCTTTTTTCACAATGGATCTCGGCAATATCGGGCGCTTCTTCTGTTTTCAAAGGAAGCATTGTGTCGTATTCGAACGAGGTGAAAATGACAGTTCTAGGTGTTCCAACAGATCTGATCGAAAAACACGGAGTAGTAAGTGAACAATGTGCAAAAGCAATGGCAGAGAAGGTAAGAAAAATATCGAATACGGATATTGGGATCAGTTTTACTGGGGTTGCAGGTCCAGAAGCGCTTGAGGATCATGAACCTGGTACAGTCTATGTTGGGTTATCTATAAGAAACCAACAAACGGAAGCATTTTCTTTGAAGTTATCTGGAACAAGGGAAATGATTAGAAGGTATTCAGCAAATTATGGTTGTTATATTTTATTAAAGAGGCTGTTCAAAAAGTCCTAG
- the pgsA gene encoding CDP-diacylglycerol--glycerol-3-phosphate 3-phosphatidyltransferase, protein MNLPNKITISRIMLIPIFMILMLVDFNWGTIQVGNEALPISHLAGAILFIIASTTDWIDGHLARKHNLVTNLGKFLDPLADKLLVSSALIILVQLRLAPSWIVIIIISREFAVTGLRLVLAGSGEVVAANMLGKIKTWTQIVAVSALLLHNIPFNLIHIPVATIFLWIATFFTVISGWDYFAKNKDAFIHSK, encoded by the coding sequence ATGAACTTACCAAATAAAATTACTATTAGTCGAATTATGCTTATTCCAATATTTATGATCTTAATGCTTGTCGACTTTAATTGGGGCACCATTCAAGTTGGCAATGAAGCACTACCAATCTCTCATTTAGCGGGCGCGATATTATTTATTATTGCATCCACTACTGATTGGATTGATGGACATTTGGCAAGAAAACATAACTTAGTCACCAATTTAGGGAAGTTTTTAGATCCACTAGCTGATAAACTATTAGTTTCTTCGGCGCTAATTATTTTAGTACAGCTCAGATTAGCTCCATCATGGATCGTTATTATTATCATTAGTAGGGAATTTGCTGTAACAGGGTTAAGATTAGTTCTTGCTGGTAGCGGAGAAGTGGTTGCCGCAAATATGCTCGGGAAAATTAAAACTTGGACGCAAATTGTTGCCGTATCAGCACTTTTATTACATAACATTCCATTTAATTTGATCCATATTCCAGTCGCGACGATCTTTTTATGGATCGCTACATTTTTTACTGTTATTTCAGGTTGGGACTATTTTGCGAAAAACAAAGATGCGTTTATTCATTCTAAGTAA
- a CDS encoding helix-turn-helix domain-containing protein, producing the protein MGELGNRLKEARVEKNYTLDDIQRLTKIQKRYLIAIEEGNYDILPGKFYIRAFIKQYAEAVDLDVEELFQEFQKEIPSTNNQERTDVVAQMHSTGELSKPFAKLLDLLPKLFVWIIIIMILVFIYWAFRAYWPGSSQTSPEEKTMVEQSSELNNEESDQEEPAEKPVDEEQDQPEEEEKTPEVDLKVGEAESGFEGVYELLNADSFEVEIEAVNSKTWVRITNDNEEKLFEGEIPEGEKRNIPLKDSSFTTIRIGSIPNTIIKVNGINLEYQSEDFPQNIKIINKQAEQ; encoded by the coding sequence TTGGGAGAACTAGGAAATCGTTTGAAAGAAGCGAGGGTTGAAAAAAATTACACTTTAGATGATATACAACGTCTAACGAAAATACAAAAACGTTATCTAATTGCCATTGAAGAAGGGAATTATGATATATTACCAGGAAAGTTTTATATTAGAGCTTTTATTAAACAATATGCTGAAGCTGTTGATTTGGATGTAGAAGAGTTATTTCAAGAATTTCAAAAAGAGATTCCTTCTACAAATAATCAAGAACGTACAGATGTAGTTGCACAAATGCATTCAACGGGGGAACTGTCAAAACCATTTGCTAAGCTATTAGACCTTTTACCTAAGTTGTTTGTTTGGATTATCATCATAATGATTTTAGTATTTATTTATTGGGCGTTTAGAGCATATTGGCCAGGTTCTAGTCAAACGTCTCCTGAAGAAAAGACAATGGTAGAACAAAGCAGTGAATTAAATAATGAGGAGAGCGACCAGGAAGAACCGGCGGAAAAGCCTGTAGATGAGGAGCAAGATCAGCCTGAAGAAGAAGAGAAGACTCCTGAGGTAGATCTAAAAGTAGGGGAAGCTGAATCAGGCTTTGAAGGGGTTTATGAGCTTTTAAATGCTGATTCATTTGAGGTGGAAATAGAAGCTGTAAATTCAAAAACATGGGTTAGAATTACGAATGATAACGAAGAAAAACTGTTTGAAGGTGAGATTCCAGAAGGTGAAAAAAGAAATATACCTTTAAAGGACAGTTCGTTCACCACCATAAGAATTGGAAGTATTCCAAATACAATAATAAAAGTAAATGGAATTAATTTAGAGTACCAATCTGAGGATTTTCCTCAAAATATAAAAATTATAAATAAACAAGCTGAACAATAA